In the Candidatus Zymogenus saltonus genome, one interval contains:
- a CDS encoding acyl-CoA dehydrogenase family protein codes for MLYEISEEQRIIINTLRGFCEEKVKPVEEENDREGRYPEDLVKEMAKLGFFGSAIPEKYGGNFVDYFTLTLLSEEFSKYSPSLGTIMGASSLLFGNNLSRNGTEEQKKKYLPLVASGEWMGCMGLTEPGAGSDAMGLSTTAKKVGDEYILNGTKTFISNAPVSDVALVYATLDKSLGPKGICTFIVESGFEGYSAGKKFDKMGLRSSPTGELVFEDCRVPAANLVGGEEGLGAKQMIGGLDTERVGWGAMSLGLAQGAFDEALKYSMEREQFGGPIYNFQMIQKMIADMATEIEAARLLLYNAAAILDKGGKARLAASYAKLFSCDMCMRVTTDAVQIHGGYGYIKEFRVERMMRDAKIFSIGAGTSEVQRMIICHYLRP; via the coding sequence TTGCTGTACGAAATTTCTGAAGAGCAGAGGATAATTATCAACACGCTGAGGGGCTTTTGCGAGGAGAAGGTAAAACCGGTCGAGGAGGAGAACGACAGGGAGGGGAGATACCCCGAAGATCTGGTAAAGGAGATGGCGAAGCTCGGCTTTTTCGGCTCGGCCATCCCGGAGAAGTACGGCGGGAACTTCGTCGACTACTTCACACTTACCCTCCTCTCCGAGGAGTTCTCAAAATATTCCCCGTCCCTTGGAACCATTATGGGGGCGTCGTCGCTCCTTTTCGGGAACAACCTCTCCCGAAACGGAACGGAGGAACAGAAAAAGAAATACCTGCCGCTTGTGGCCTCCGGCGAGTGGATGGGCTGTATGGGGCTTACCGAGCCGGGGGCGGGATCGGACGCCATGGGACTCTCCACGACGGCCAAAAAGGTAGGAGACGAATATATTTTAAACGGCACCAAGACCTTCATCTCCAACGCCCCCGTTTCGGACGTGGCACTGGTCTACGCGACGCTGGATAAATCCTTGGGCCCCAAGGGAATCTGCACCTTCATCGTGGAGAGCGGCTTCGAGGGATACTCGGCGGGCAAGAAATTCGACAAGATGGGCCTTCGTTCATCGCCCACGGGCGAGCTTGTCTTCGAAGACTGCCGCGTGCCGGCGGCCAACCTCGTCGGCGGCGAAGAGGGTCTCGGCGCAAAGCAGATGATAGGCGGACTTGACACAGAGAGGGTCGGGTGGGGAGCGATGAGCCTGGGGCTTGCCCAGGGAGCCTTCGACGAGGCGTTGAAGTACTCGATGGAGCGGGAACAGTTCGGCGGCCCCATCTATAACTTCCAGATGATTCAGAAGATGATCGCCGATATGGCCACCGAGATCGAGGCGGCAAGGCTCCTCCTCTACAACGCTGCCGCCATCCTGGACAAGGGTGGAAAGGCCCGCCTCGCGGCATCGTATGCAAAGCTGTTTTCCTGCGACATGTGCATGAGGGTCACCACGGACGCTGTTCAGATCCACGGCGGATACGGGTATATTAAGGAGTTCCGGGTCGAAAGGATGATGCGGGACGCGAAGATCTTCTCCATCGGCGCCGGGACGTCCGAGGTCCAGAGGATGATAATCTGCCACTACCTGAGACCGTAG
- the yidD gene encoding membrane protein insertion efficiency factor YidD, protein MRYIPMGLIRLYQKTLSPDHSPLMMRLLSHGVCRFYPTCSEYTYQAVEKYGIVKGGWLGLKRIVRCNPFNPGGIDPVP, encoded by the coding sequence TTGAGATACATCCCAATGGGATTGATCCGGCTTTATCAAAAGACCCTCTCCCCGGACCACAGTCCGTTGATGATGAGGCTCCTCTCCCACGGTGTCTGCAGGTTTTACCCGACCTGCTCCGAGTACACCTATCAGGCCGTCGAAAAGTACGGGATCGTAAAGGGGGGCTGGCTGGGATTGAAGAGGATCGTCCGGTGTAACCCTTTTAACCCGGGGGGGATCGATCCGGTGCCTTAA
- a CDS encoding TAXI family TRAP transporter solute-binding subunit: MKHKTKAVSKKMSRLAAILLVALAIFLPRALLAEETLKLATDERGKFLWVMGTKIAKALNDSGIPTEVLVTGGEDENLKLLSSSNVDIALVTAPALNDYLKDKGGNNGLLTITALWPRMAHFALLDKFIKTGTLADFHRRRVYLGPEGSQERRIAEEIFRSMDIKTKRLVMNVDETNIIDIMTDYIVQRLDGAVFIDYVPSSTVASILGKTGHYYKLIPAEKEPAGLEKGYFKAVVQEELYPYQHEDYITIGVGSYLISRGELSEDTAHKIVEAIFNSVEDIEKDFSYGFGLKRENGAMNFVLPIHPGAEEYFRAVP, translated from the coding sequence ATGAAGCATAAAACGAAAGCAGTCTCAAAAAAAATGTCAAGGCTCGCCGCGATTCTCCTTGTGGCCCTGGCCATATTTCTGCCAAGGGCGCTTCTCGCCGAGGAGACCCTGAAGCTCGCCACAGACGAGCGCGGGAAGTTCCTTTGGGTAATGGGGACAAAGATCGCAAAGGCCCTGAACGACTCTGGGATTCCCACAGAGGTTCTTGTCACGGGGGGGGAGGATGAAAACCTCAAACTGCTGTCAAGCTCAAATGTTGATATAGCCCTCGTAACCGCGCCGGCCCTGAACGACTATCTGAAGGATAAAGGAGGAAACAACGGTCTCTTAACGATCACGGCCCTCTGGCCCAGGATGGCTCATTTCGCACTTCTGGACAAATTCATCAAAACAGGAACACTGGCCGACTTCCACCGGAGGAGAGTCTACCTGGGGCCTGAGGGGAGTCAGGAGAGGCGGATCGCCGAGGAGATTTTTCGATCGATGGACATAAAGACCAAGAGATTGGTTATGAACGTCGACGAAACCAACATCATTGATATCATGACAGACTATATCGTTCAAAGGCTGGACGGGGCGGTCTTCATAGATTACGTTCCATCGTCCACCGTGGCCTCTATCCTCGGCAAGACCGGCCATTACTACAAGCTGATCCCCGCCGAAAAAGAGCCCGCCGGCCTTGAAAAAGGCTACTTCAAGGCGGTGGTGCAGGAGGAATTATATCCATATCAACACGAGGATTACATAACGATCGGGGTTGGAAGCTACCTGATATCGAGGGGTGAGCTGTCGGAAGACACGGCCCATAAAATCGTTGAGGCGATCTTCAACAGCGTTGAAGATATCGAGAAGGACTTCAGCTACGGCTTCGGATTGAAGAGGGAGAACGGGGCGATGAATTTCGTATTACCCATTCACCCGGGCGCCGAAGAATATTTCAGGGCCGTCCCCTGA
- a CDS encoding endo alpha-1,4 polygalactosaminidase, with translation MKKYRVKTAVFSAVMTIAIVGHGSTTAGYKTPVPISIWLVKSWACQLQGLEYDGAVEKLASLEVDMLVVEPMSTLKEDDGFDAVGMVKRLMDSGSTNPNYRKLILAYVDIGQAEEWRTYFKDDWRPPARFRPGRPDFMVGIDPDGWSGNYPVAYWDKRWKEIVIYGVIYGERSVLKEVVDLGFDGIYMDWVKAYDDESVIKKARVEGRDPAAEMVKFIGEIREYSSKRNPDFLVVAQNGPYLIEEAKGYLDVIDAIAIEDLSFSGGGDTYWDDPESGDIKTPRGTCRWCRDDLARVLVKYLKAGRPVFTVDYCIRAENAREAREYSISRGFVPFVSRTPLDRLP, from the coding sequence ATGAAGAAATACAGGGTAAAAACAGCCGTTTTTTCTGCGGTCATGACGATCGCCATTGTCGGCCACGGGTCGACAACCGCTGGCTATAAAACGCCGGTTCCAATATCTATCTGGCTTGTAAAAAGCTGGGCCTGCCAGCTGCAGGGGCTCGAATACGATGGGGCGGTCGAGAAGCTCGCAAGTCTTGAGGTCGACATGCTGGTCGTCGAGCCTATGTCCACGCTGAAAGAGGACGACGGCTTCGACGCGGTGGGGATGGTTAAAAGGCTCATGGATTCAGGCTCCACAAACCCTAATTACAGAAAGCTGATCTTAGCCTATGTGGACATCGGCCAGGCGGAGGAGTGGCGCACCTACTTTAAAGATGACTGGCGCCCCCCCGCACGGTTTCGCCCGGGGCGGCCCGACTTTATGGTAGGCATTGACCCGGACGGCTGGTCGGGAAACTACCCTGTCGCCTACTGGGACAAGAGGTGGAAGGAAATAGTAATCTACGGAGTTATCTACGGCGAGAGGAGCGTCTTGAAAGAGGTCGTCGACCTCGGCTTTGACGGGATATACATGGACTGGGTGAAGGCCTACGACGACGAGTCGGTGATCAAAAAGGCGAGGGTTGAGGGGAGAGATCCGGCCGCGGAGATGGTCAAGTTCATAGGCGAGATAAGGGAATATTCAAGTAAGAGAAATCCCGACTTTCTCGTAGTCGCCCAGAATGGACCGTATCTTATTGAGGAGGCCAAAGGCTATCTCGACGTGATCGATGCGATAGCCATAGAAGACCTCTCATTTTCCGGGGGCGGGGACACCTACTGGGACGACCCCGAGAGCGGGGATATAAAAACCCCGAGGGGCACATGCAGATGGTGCCGGGATGACCTCGCCAGGGTCCTTGTGAAATACCTGAAGGCGGGCAGGCCCGTCTTTACGGTCGACTACTGCATAAGGGCAGAAAACGCGAGGGAGGCGAGGGAATATTCAATCTCCAGGGGATTCGTCCCCTTCGTATCCAGGACTCCCTTGGACAGGCTCCCATGA